A genomic region of Plasmodium malariae genome assembly, chromosome: 14 contains the following coding sequences:
- the PmUG01_14070500 gene encoding conserved Plasmodium protein, unknown function — MDEGIQDMYYLEDNLNVGNINLDEEINKKAEAYFTTAKKYVEEKKLKTCEEFLEDVLIHFKKEPFEYIIFMTIKIYCNLRLHNYRSVSNNLSLVGNLDGKNYKFQNFSLKYKKKRGSMIPFLLRLINSYYPYTLSLYFTSFDRLYLLILYYEKLFNECVNIIEKENHIADKGIDNMASFSYTFLRKKNILFHHVTITCYVLCDLLLKKNYIEQAIQLLKDKILIYDADHASTISLIGKFALLMGSFDIAESSFNSVQNLLQNCTDNAAVIKSVPTTSGGCITRVYSNNINHVKMNGTFFYLYLEEYAIALNELLLIHPTISEHTNINKEKDSNVSNNDNGSSIDNNVVSNYAIYCNNLAITYFLNNDLKKAIDILEQAIRDNYINSFPSLIKNLNYFYELAKTKNETVNEINDFIKNKLNEDHEVLFLIPKRS, encoded by the coding sequence ATGGATGAAGGGATACAGGATATGTACTACTTGGAGGACAATCTAAATGTtggaaatataaatttgGATGAAGAGATTAATAAAAAGGCAGAAGCATATTTTACTACTGCAAAAAAGTATGTAGAAGAGAAGAAACTAAAAACGTGTGAAGAATTCCTTGAAGATGTATTAATCCATTTTAAGAAAGAACCATTTGAATACATTATATTCATgacaattaaaatatattgtaatttaAGATTACATAATTATAGATCAGTTTCGAATAATCTTAGTTTAGTAGGAAATCTAgatggaaaaaattataaatttcaaaatttctctttaaaatataagaaaaaaagaggatCAATgataccttttttattaagattGATTAACTCTTATTATCCATACACACTGAGTTTGTATTTTACCTCTTTTGATAGGCTAtatctattaatattatattatgaaaagttGTTTAATGAATGTGTTAATATAATAGAGAAAGAAAATCATATAGCTGATAAGGGCATTGATAATATGGCTTCCTTTAGTTATACCTTTTtaagaaagaaaaacattCTTTTCCATCATGTAACAATAACATGCTATGTATTGTGTGATTTgctattaaaaaagaattacatAGAACAAGCCATACAATTATtgaaagataaaatattaatatatgatgCAGATCATGCTAGTACAATATCACTAATTGGAAAATTTGCTCTTCTTATGGGAAGCTTTGACATTGCCGAGTCGTCCTTTAATAGTGTTCAGAATTTATTACAGAACTGTACAGATAATGCAGCAGTTATTAAATCAGTTCCTACAACATCTGGGGGATGCATAACAAGAGTGTACAGCAATAATATTAACCATGTGAAGATGAACGGAacctttttttacttatactTGGAGGAGTATGCCATAGCCTTAAACGAACTATTGTTAATACATCCGACTATTAGCGAGCATACTAATATTAACAAGGAGAAGGATAGTAATGTTAGTAACAATGATAATGGTAGTAGTATCGATAATAATGTAGTTAGTAACTACGCAATATACTGTAACAATTTAGCTATTAcctactttttaaataatgatttaaaaaaagccATTGATATTCTTGAACAAGCAATAAgagataattatataaattctttcCCCTCactcataaaaaatttaaattatttttacgaattagcaaaaacaaaaaacgaaacagtaaatgaaattaacgattttattaaaaataaattaaatgaagacCATGAAGTATTGTTCCTTATTCCAAAAAGGAGCTGA
- the PmUG01_14070600 gene encoding conserved Plasmodium protein, unknown function: MWSITPAFFLFIIFTFLVKQYVSPDEGIFKRRVLNPFQYQKDKKCIMKHVNSLSFLYNELKSNVEDLERTYDNFIKALEVSDETEKHLLKVNNERTNNFINTMEELKRDYDIFKDNIEEDLNRKKNDFNKTLNKKIKGFFRNSVKELKGISKYIKYINSNAYNLNKIVSSIFSKAMHLSEIYEQNIHHIYEIGKEYYRMKLNTLNNMLLSEYDEYNKQIKLISNEKYLDKFSDVFYMEMLKDYLQNCKDKFIMIDLSNFLERHSFLELSYFFNTIIKNYNKGIIIYVINRVDVNYYINKMIFIESNKLLEIVNFIKSNYSHLQIDYVTIHIFNIYISVFINANGILYHVNYEHLLDERLLSLYNTYNYGYFFTNQKINYEEYNLNDDYIYVLYVGSRSVEDNYFIYNREDMIEFKKLHAYKIIVNNNVKTQDSFFNIYLLKLESEYNFYNKFLSEQHAHRYRFSVHKCNIILTYDSLSKYNIPNEKFTPHFTDVYILIIIYPGKNVNELCSFFNNYLFSESIYNLRKEESNVLEIYSDMNKITLLVNNKAKNYYVNISNKKTSEPLEISLLKIQKCLKFYIRNNYIDYFDYLNIIYFISSD, encoded by the exons ATGTGGTCAATAACCCctgcattttttcttttcattatatttacttttctCGTGAAACAGTATGTATCCCCTGATGAAG gGATATTTAAAAGGCGAGTATTAAACCCTTTTCAATACCAGAAGGACAAGAAGTGCATTATGAAACATGTTAACTcactttcttttctttataacGAGTTGAAGAGTAATGTTGAAGACTTAGAACGCACATacgataattttataaaagccTTGGAGGTGTCAGATGAAACAGAGAAACACTTACTTAAAGTAAATAATGaaagaacaaataattttataaacacaatggaagaattaaaaagagactatgatatttttaaagataacATTGAGGAAGatttaaatagaaaaaaaaatgattttaataaaacattaaataaaaagattaaaGGATTTTTTCGTAATTCtgtaaaagaattaaaaggaattagtaagtacataaaatatattaattcaaatgcgtataatttaaacaaaattgtTTCAAGTATATTTTCTAAAGCAATGCATCTAAgtgaaatatatgaacaaaatattcaTCATATATACGAAATAggaaaagaatattatagaatgaaattaaatacattaaataatatgctATTGTCCGAATatgatgaatataataaacaaataaaattaatatcaaatgaaaaatatttagacAAATTTTCAGATGTCTTTTATATGGAAATGTTAAAAGATTATTTACAGAATTGTAAggataaatttattatgatcgatttatctaattttttagaaCGTCATTCTTTTCTAGAATTATCCTACTTTTTTAACacgataataaaaaattataataaaggaattattatatatgtaattaataGAGTAGATGTGaactattatattaataaaatgatatttatagaatcaaataaattattagagatagttaattttattaaatcaaATTATAGTCATCTACAAATTGACTATGtaactatacatatatttaatatatatatatctgtatTCATAAATGCAAATGGAATTCTGTATCATGTAAATTATGAACATCTTCTGGATGAACGATTATtaagtttatataatacatataattatggatacttttttacaaatcaaaaaattaattacgaagaatataatttaaacgatgattatatatatgtattatatgttgGAAGCAGAAGTGTTGaagataattattttatatataatagagaAGATATGatagaatttaaaaaactacatgcttataaaattattgtaaataACAATGTTAAAACCCAggattctttttttaatatttatttattaaaattagagtcagagtataatttttacaataaattCCTTAGCGAGCAGCATGCTCACCGTTATAGGTTTTCCGTGCATAAGTGCAACATTATATTGACCTACGACTCCCTGAGCAAATATAACATTCCGAATGAGAAGTTCACACCTCATTTCAC AGACGTTTATATtctaataattatttacccGGGAAAAAACGTGAATGAACTTTGtagtttttttaataattatttattcagTGAATCGATATACAACTTAAGGAAAGAAGAATCAAATGTGCTTGAAATTTATTCCGATATGAATAAGATAACCTTACTTGTTAACAACAAAgcgaaaaattattatgtaaatataagcaataaaaaaacttCCGAGCCCCTGGAAATTAGCTTGttgaaaatacaaaaatgtttgaaattttatataaggaaTAACTACATTGATTACTTTGACtatttgaatataatttattttatatcgTCTGACTAA
- the PmUG01_14070700 gene encoding conserved Plasmodium protein, unknown function has translation MKMDQIEILKKNLNTEKVFYNLNWHELALDRSFDDSLSKNFENDKTNEDRYSYTSDDNAKNYYTNEGVTQDKGVLGKTYYNNDNVGGEQHEKRSRQRKKIPDKGGRNSGRNSGSNRDKNGCKNGDKISDKNKDKNNNSNYDLKNLINLNNNHNSGRINDHATEHDSIPSTPVLSYEPHPFSGKNGMCEVKKCNFIKEVKTEQSSNISFIPPVDILYDNEKVVFLFFISGDLENFKISSNNNYLTISGKKIPYDVQKCASYFSHEIKTGYFLRTYYFMKSIDKEKIHYEYKNGVMKILVYI, from the coding sequence ATGAAAATGGATCAGATTgaaattcttaaaaaaaatttaaatacagaaaaagtattttataaCTTAAATTGGCATGAACTTGCTTTAGATAGATCTTTTGATGATTCACTtagtaaaaattttgaaaacgATAAGACTAACGAAGATCGTTATTCTTATACAAGTGATGataatgcaaaaaattattacactAATGAAGGCGTTACACAGGATAAGGGTGTACTAGGGAAGACATACTATAACAACGATAATGTGGGGGGTGAACAACATGAGAAGAGAAGTAggcaaaggaaaaaaattccAGACAAGGGTGGAAGGAATAGTGGAAGGAATAGTGGTAGTAATAGGGATAAAAATGGGTGTAAAAATGGGGACAAAATTAGCGACAAAAAtaaggataaaaataataacagtaattaTGATCTTAAAAATCTTATCAATcttaataataatcataatagTGGAAGGATTAATGACCATGCGACTGAACACGACTCCATTCCAAGCACTCCAGTTCTTTCATATGAACCACATCCCTTTTCTGGAAAAAACGGCATGTGCGAAGTAAAGAAGTgcaattttataaaagaagtAAAGACAGAACAATCAAGTAATATAAGTTTTATTCCTCCAGTAGACATTTTATATGATAACGAAAAggttgtatttttattttttatatcaggAGATttggaaaattttaaaatttcctcaaataataattacctTACCATATCAGGTAAAAAAATTCCATATGATGTACAGAAATGTGCTAGCTATTTTTCTCATGAAATAAAGACAGGATATTTTCTAAGAACATACTACTTTATGAAATCAatagataaagaaaaaattcattatgaatataaaaatggagtaatgaaaatattagtGTATATATAG
- the PmUG01_14070800 gene encoding p25-alpha family protein, putative codes for MENAFYAYTKNASDMDSRTFVKILKDSKLIGKKLTAVDADITFAKVKTKGAKRINYDQFVEAVKYLIEKHKLDYDKFVETLCYEASNGPILYGTKADNVRFHDDKSTYTGVHKLGGPTIIDKNKTQFSDISEITDRSECNIRGVNVNVEKNV; via the exons atggaaaatgcTTTTTACGCATATACCAAAAATGCGTCTGACATGGATAGTAGGACTTTTGTAAAAATCTTAAAGGACTCTA AACTGATAGGCAAAAAATTAACAGCCGTTGATGCTGATATTACATTCGCTAAGGTTAAAACGAAAGGAgctaaaagaattaattacGATCAATTTGTTGAGGCAGTTAAATATTTGATAGAAAAACACAAATTGGACTATGATAAGTTTGTAGAGACTTTATGTTATGAAGCATCCAATGGACCTATCTTATATGGGACAAAAGCTGATAATGTAAGATTCCACGACGACAAATCAACTTACACAGGTGTACATAAATTAGGAGGTCCAACTATTATtgacaaaaataaaactcaGTTTTCAGATATATCGGAAATTACGGATCGTTCTGAATGTAACATAAGAGGAGTTAATGTTAATGTAGAGAAAAACGTATAA
- the PmUG01_14070900 gene encoding S-adenosyl-methyltransferase, putative → MFHFLIIFLFLLNNDLIICFKIKNWKSQYVPRYSANTNNSPFEKGETNRYSFSFSLKNKEVHEQNESNIFDKSYVYHTPVLLEEVIRHIRYRDTYDQTGEDVSGGGSAHNDADIGVDVGTDVGVDVGTDVGVDVGTDVGVDVGTDIGISGGNSGNCTKLTPTVSSNNRWMTLNKHNERRPPIDSENEKAKKTNSSNFPYKEGANIFYLNDVRSIKEESNTNGEKEVGYYIDSTLGGGGHTLEILKNITECKVIGIDKDIESIYYNKVKLQNYLRQNRLTLIQGDYRNIIHLLSYHSLPLFNSYNGMIVDLGLSSHQLTCSKRGFSYKYNGILDMNMNKYTEREYIRRGMSKDKAIDHVSKNSVSDDSSKNYAFDDTPKSNSSKCINKHDRNMMNKIHVILNTYSFKKLKFIIETYGQEKKASKIARKIILWRKNNEKMITTTYELKEIILSTCKKNYKSNNKVLSRVFQSFRIYINDELKALKELLISAHKLLKHRSRLILISYHSLEYKCIQNYAENRKNWWKKINENPITPNEREIRLNNSSRSAKMTVFEKI, encoded by the coding sequence atgtttcattttttgatcATCTTCCTTTTCTTACTTAATAATGACCtcattatatgttttaaaataaaaaattggaaaagcCAATATGTCCCACGTTACTCGGCTAATACGAATAATTCCCCTTTTGAGAAGGGAGAAACAAATCGGTActccttttcattttcattaaaaaataaagaagtgcatgaacaaaatgaatCAAACATATTTGATAAATCGTATGTTTACCACACACCTGTCTTACTGGAGGAGGTAATACGACATATACGTTACAGGGATACGTATGACCAAACGGGCGAAGATGTTAGTGGTGGTGGTAGTGCTCATAATGATGCTGATATCGGTGTTGATGTTGGTACTGATGTAGGTGTTGATGTTGGTACTGATGTAGGTGTTGATGTTGGTACTGATGTAGGTGTTGATGTTGGTACTGATATCGGTATTAGTGGTGGTAACAGTGGTAACTGCACGAAACTAACCCCTACCGTCTCATCAAATAACAGATGGATGACTTTGAACAAACACAATGAGAGAAGACCACCTATCGACagtgaaaatgaaaaagcaaaaaaaacaaatagtaGTAATTTTCCATATAAGGAGGGTGCAAACATTTTTTACTTGAATGACGTTAGATCAATTAAAGAGGAAAGCAACACAAATGGGGAGAAAGAAGTGGGGTATTACATTGATTCAACTCTGGGAGGAGGTGGTCATACTTtggaaattttaaaaaatattacagaaTGCAAAGTGATAGGAATAGATAAAGATATAGAAtcaatatattacaataaagtaaaactacaaaattatttaagaCAAAATAGACTGACACTTATACAGGGTgattatagaaatataatacatttactTAGTTATCATTCTTTACCTTTATTTAATAGTTACAACGGCATGATAGTAGATCTAGGTTTATCTTCACACCAGTTGACATGTAGCAAAAGGGGGTTTagctataaatataatggCATTCTAGATATgaatatgaacaaatataCGGAAAGAGAATACATAAGGCGTGGTATGTCAAAAGATAAAGCGATTGACCATGTTTCAAAAAACAGCGTGAGTGATGattcttcaaaaaattatgcatttGATGATACTCCAAAAAGTAACTCAAgtaaatgtattaataaGCATGACAGAAACATGATGAACAAAATACATGTTATCCTAAACACTTatagttttaaaaaactaaaatttattatagaaACATATGGTcaggaaaaaaaagcttCAAAGATTGCAAGGAAGATTATCTTATGGaggaaaaataatgaaaagatgATAACAACCACAtatgaattaaaagaaattattctttctacttgtaaaaaaaattataaatcaAATAATAAAGTCTTATCGAGAGTATTTCAGTCATTCCGGATTTACATTAATGATGAGTTGAAAGCATTAAAAGAATTGTTAATATCTGCTCATAAGTTATTAAAGCATAGAAGCAGGTTAATTCTTATCTCTTATCATTCTTTAGaatataaatgcatacaaaattatgcagaaaacagaaaaaattggtggaaaaaaattaatgaaaaccCCATAACTCCAAATGAAAGGGAAATAAGACTCAATAACTCCTCCAGATCTGCAAAGATGActgtttttgaaaaaatttaa
- the PmUG01_14071000 gene encoding protein-S-isoprenylcysteine O-methyltransferase, putative, with protein MNVGMYIVSAFLLYAGVLNYKPLIYLINTNLYEIIEKKKKFEISDYWLHKWLEYGFVCVYVCIAFQPSRNVYSKRSKYNYIFAKILLIYFFFFFFHFIINISNNFPLNIFYLFLITFHLSEFFLSFVHNKNNYNYYNFLINPNYGYAYFFVLTLLEYYAKIFLFVLLRAFEKYINKYLLRQLLIFNFFFFKNYMDNYGICTYSYYNQIKTNKSNITTPIINEIQGKNKPMKKLLATRYDNNTIISLFLTKRDLLKDSNYSQIIFLRKDTNVKHVLSVYKFGRNKDSYHLYKNTHKQKKKNRYSNSSKTHYDIEEKAISSAYPSFTDLSGNKCIFNNTLVTRFIQKWTNKIFSKKYDLNNSLFQKIILKYENFFHSYDIIGNYDQIYNYYLFISLLSLLFSLAGFLLRIFGLIQCSKNFSFYVLHSDTLFKKYVKRKHDLVTWGLYKYMRHPCYTGWFYYALFLQLFLFNIICFILCFIISWTYFYRTIKLEEKYLLECYDDEYRKYKAQTPNIYIPFMNNI; from the exons ATGAATGTAGGTATGTACATTGTGAGTGCGTTTTTGTTGTATGCAGGTGTTCTGAATTATAAACCtttgatttatttaattaacaCAAATTTGTAcgaaataatagaaaaaaagaaaaaatttgaaatttcGGATTACTGGTTGCATAAATGGTTAGAATACGGCTTTGTTTGTGTGTACGTGTGTATAGCATTTCAGCCCAGTAGAAATGTGTATTCAAAGCGTAGTAAATACAATtacatttttgcaaaaatattgttaatatattttttttttttttttttccattttattattaatataagtaataactttcctcttaatatattttatttgtttcttATAACATTTCATTTGtctgaattttttttatcttttgttcataataaaaataattataattattacaattttctGATTAATCCTAATTATGgctatgcatatttttttgtcttaACCCTACTGGAATATTATGCGAAGATATTTCTATTTGTACTATTACGGGCATttgaaaaatacataaataaatacctATTGCGTcaacttttaatatttaattttttttttttcaagaattACATGGATAATTATGGTATTTGCACTTACTCTTATtataatcaaataaaaacaaataagtcTAATATAACTACCcctataataaatgaaatacaaGGAAAGAACAAACCAATGAAAAAACTGCTAGCAACACGGtatgataataatactattattagcttatttttaacaaaaagagatttattaaaagataGCAATTATTCAcagataatatttttgcGAAAAGATACTAACGTAAAACATGTTCTAAGTGTGTATAAATTTGGTCGTAATAAAGATTCTTACcatttgtataaaaatacacataagcaaaaaaaaaaaaatagatacaGTAACTCAAGCAAAACACATTATGATATAGAGGAAAAGGCGATATCAAGTGCATATCCATCTTTTACAGATTTATCAGGAAACAAGTGCATATTCAACAACACCCTTGTTACAAGGTTTATACAAAAATGgacaaacaaaatattttcgaAAAAGTATGATCTTAACAATTccttatttcaaaaaattattttgaaatatgaaaatttttttcatagttATGATATAATAGGTAACTACGatcaaatttataattactaCTTATTTATAAGTTTATTATCATTGCTATTTAGTTTAGCTGGTTTTCTTTTGAGAATATTTGGCTTAATACAATGctcaaaaaatttttctttttacgtTTTACACTCTGATaccttatttaaaaaatatgttaaacgGAAACACGATCTGGTAACATGGGGTCTCTACAAGTATATGAGGCATCCCTGTTATACTGGATGGTTTTATTATGCCCTAT TTCTacaactatttttatttaacatcATTTGCTTTATCCTTTGTTTCATAATATCTTGGACATATTTCTACAGAACGATAAAACTTGAAGAGAAGTATTTGCTTGAATGTTACGATGACGAATACAGAAAATATAAAGCACAAACACCGAACATata cATTCCCTTcatgaataatatttaa
- the PmUG01_14071100 gene encoding conserved Plasmodium protein, unknown function, with translation MTVDKPSICLICDKEGFKWIPLLMSEWKIKYLFCNDQELKNCYVETFGLYDTETNKSDNTLKYLDELSPEKIHLLFLALSTNKYHEVILEYVINQKKFFYIFSSNVPTLNIQKLEKLRSLLNNFNAHTNYIYDIKKEYKNVNKQFYWNIFNPLLNERVFYNLKNTLNDLGYIYAVQIESTFIPFSVENEGITNILLYRSILIISLIEYLFEKPKKVLSKCYSIKSDKETVHCLAGNVFYNSLTCYFNISVNTLNKIFALKIYGNNGFIEVSYSKEHNCFQMQRCLNHYEYPNLFVEDSYRSALNEIKYFLDEKLYTNKYINAYINAVHTSLCLWKSDGENIALENFPENCTSQNGNELKKQAELDAITA, from the exons ATGACTGTAGACAAACCGTCCATATGTTTGATTTGTGATAAGGAAGGATTCAAGTGGATCCCCCTTTTAATGAGTgaatggaaaataaaatatttgttttgtaATGATCAGgagttaaaaaattgttatgtGGAAACGTTTGGTCTATATGACACAGAAACAAACAAAAGTGATAAcactttaaaatatttagatgAGCTCAGTCCTGAAAagattcatttattatttttagcCTTGTCtacaaataaatatcacGAAGTAATATTagaatatgtaataaatcaaaaaaaatttttttacatatttagcTCAAATGTACCAACATTAAATATTCAGAAATTGGAAAAGCTGAGATCCTtactaaataattttaatgctcatacaaattatatatatgatattaaaaaagagtataaaaatgttaataagcAATTTTAttggaatatttttaatcctTTGTTGAACGAGCGTGTATTTTATAATCTTAAGAATACGCTGAACGACttaggatatatatatgctgtACAGATAGAATCTacatttattcctttttcagTTGAAAATGAAggaataacaaatatattattatatagatctattttaataatttctctgattgaatatttatttgaaaaaccCAAAAAAGTTCTATCCAAATGTTATTCTATTAAAAGCGACAAAGAAACAGTTCATTGCTTAGCTGgtaatgttttttataattccttAACTTGTTATTTCAATATTTCCGTTAACAcgttaaataaaatttttgccCTCAAAATATACGGTAACAACGGGTTTATCGAGGTCTCATACAGCAAGGAGCATAACT GCTTCCAAATGCAACGATGTTTAAACCACTATGAATACCCCAACTTATTTGTGGAAGATTCTTATAGGAGTGCATTAAAT gagatcaaatattttttagatGAAAAACTTTATACAAACAAGTATATAAATGCTTATATTAATGCTGTACATACTTCCTTGTGTTTGTGGAAAAGTGATGGGGAAAACATTGCTCTAGAAAATTTCCCAGAAAACTGTACTAGCCAAAATGGTAATGAACTTAAAAAACAAGCAGAACTGGATGCTATCACTGCGTGA